In one Myxococcales bacterium genomic region, the following are encoded:
- a CDS encoding metallophosphoesterase family protein — protein MAVLPPGASTLRVGFISDIHIGPTTPPKLLDAAFGQLERERLDVLLLGGDYVFLEATAAKAERLTSLVRRVPAARKFAVLGNHDLWTDHSLIEDALGRAGAELLCNESALLDATGAGIAIVGLDEPWTGALDAVRAVRGVGDVRAVIVLCHSPDGLPDAIGAVAALPGAPVGLYVCGHTHGGHVATPWGPLVVPGRVGKKFPHGFRHAPPLHVHVSRGVGGIELPIRTFAAPEVAVFELVERRR, from the coding sequence GCCGTCCTTCCGCCTGGTGCGTCAACGCTGCGCGTCGGTTTCATCTCCGACATTCACATCGGCCCGACGACGCCGCCCAAGTTGCTGGATGCCGCGTTTGGGCAGCTCGAACGTGAGAGGCTCGACGTGCTCTTGCTCGGCGGTGACTACGTCTTCCTCGAGGCCACTGCAGCGAAGGCCGAACGGCTCACGTCTCTCGTTCGCCGCGTGCCGGCAGCGCGGAAGTTCGCCGTGCTCGGAAATCATGATCTTTGGACGGATCACTCGCTCATCGAGGACGCGCTCGGTCGTGCGGGCGCGGAGCTCCTCTGCAACGAGAGCGCGCTCCTCGACGCGACCGGCGCGGGCATTGCCATCGTCGGCCTCGACGAACCTTGGACGGGAGCGCTCGACGCGGTTCGCGCTGTGCGCGGTGTCGGCGACGTGCGAGCGGTCATCGTTCTTTGTCACTCGCCAGATGGACTGCCTGACGCCATCGGCGCCGTCGCGGCGCTTCCCGGCGCGCCCGTGGGGCTCTACGTGTGCGGGCACACCCATGGCGGACACGTCGCCACGCCGTGGGGGCCGCTCGTCGTCCCGGGCCGCGTGGGGAAGAAGTTCCCGCACGGGTTTCGTCACGCGCCGCCGCTCCATGTTCACGTCTCACGCGGCGTCGGCGGCATCGAGCTGCCCATTCGGACCTTCGCCGCGCCCGAGGTCGCCGTGTTCGAGCTCGTCGAGCGGCGCCGCTGA
- a CDS encoding DTW domain-containing protein, with protein MCDRIVSFPTERRILILQHPQEQDALLGSAQILMASLPKAELVVGLSWRNFAHALGEEDADPKQWAVLFPDREAKGDQVSGRRGVTLPPSDMRGIVVLDGTWSKAKTLWWRNPWLCKLNRMTLKPKSPSIYGKLRAEPQREYVSTLESVAAALTLCGEAKEIEAGLTRVFRTLVQRVRDADIPAEARRLPRRTRPPRTRPASGEGGGVPLADEQERDGDAVETESRDEERERRR; from the coding sequence GTGTGCGATCGCATCGTGTCGTTCCCGACGGAGCGCCGGATCCTCATCTTGCAGCATCCGCAAGAGCAGGACGCGCTCCTGGGGTCTGCGCAGATCTTGATGGCGAGCTTGCCCAAGGCCGAGCTCGTCGTGGGCCTGAGCTGGCGCAACTTTGCCCACGCACTCGGTGAAGAAGACGCCGATCCCAAACAGTGGGCCGTGCTCTTTCCCGATCGGGAAGCGAAAGGTGATCAGGTCTCCGGTCGCCGCGGCGTGACGCTCCCGCCCAGCGACATGCGTGGCATCGTCGTGCTCGACGGCACGTGGTCGAAGGCCAAGACTCTGTGGTGGCGCAACCCGTGGCTCTGCAAGCTCAATCGAATGACCTTGAAGCCCAAGAGCCCGTCGATCTACGGCAAGCTTCGGGCCGAGCCTCAGCGCGAGTACGTCTCGACGCTCGAGTCGGTGGCAGCGGCGCTGACGCTCTGCGGCGAGGCGAAGGAGATCGAGGCGGGGCTCACTCGCGTCTTCCGCACGCTCGTGCAGCGAGTGCGCGACGCCGACATCCCCGCCGAGGCGCGTCGCTTGCCGCGCCGAACGCGCCCGCCCCGGACGCGTCCCGCATCGGGCGAAGGAGGCGGCGTGCCGCTAGCCGATGAGCAGGAGCGCGACGGCGACGCAGTAGAGACCGAATCCCGAGACGAAGAGCGCGAGCGCCGCCGATAG